The Streptomyces sp. NBC_01237 genomic interval GGGCGATGCGCTGGAGCCGCCCGCTCTCGGCGGGTGCCACCGGCTCCCCGGGCGTGGCGGCGCGCATCACGAACAGGACGCCCGCTCGGTCCCGGCCGGCCCCGACCGGGAGGTACAGCGAGCCGAAGGGGAACGGCAGCCCCGCCATCAGCTGCGGGAAGCGGCGCATGGCCTCCTCCGCGTCGGCCAGGAGCACCGCTCTGCCCGTGCGGTAGGACTCGGACACCGGGAAGGGCCGCTTGACCTGCATGCGCCACCAGGGGCGGAACAGCGGACCGGGCAGCCCCGCGAGTACCGCCAGCCTCAGCAGTCCGGGCGTCGACGAACGCAGGTACACACCGCCCGCGTATCCCCCCGCGGACTCGATCGCGCTCACGGCGGCCTGGGCGAGCACCAGGGAAAGCTCGTCCGGTACTCGGCCAGTGCTCGCTTCCCCTGCCACATCCCCGCTCTCGTCGAGCGGGGTGTGCCGGGTCGTGCCGTGCCGGGTCACACAGCCAGCATGCTCCCCCTCCGCCGTGCCGCGCACCTTCGCGGGCCGCGGCCCGGGCGGCTCGCGAAGGGTGCCGTACGGCTCGCTCCGGCTGCCGTACGGCGGCTCAGTGGAGCTTGGCGACGGCGGTGCGGGTGCTCTTCCTGAAGCCCTCCAGCGGTGCTCCGTCGAGATCGCCCAGCTGGCCCCATTCCAGGACGGTCACCGTCCGGCCGTCACGGCCGACCGAGTAGAGGCCGATGTCGGTCGAGCCGCCCTCGGGGTGGGACGTGTCGACGCTGTAGACGTGCGCGCCGTCCTCGACGTTCACCCGGCCGTGGTAGAAGGCCTCGCCCTCAAGCCCCGGGTCCTCCTCCTTGAGCCGGTCCAGGCAGCTTTCGAGCGCGGCACGGAGCTCGGCGGCCAGTGCCGTCGCCCGCGCGGTGGTGGCCGCGACCGTGGTGGTCTGGCGTGCGCCGGTGTCCAGCTCCGTCCGGAAATCGCGATGGCCGGTGGACGCCGCCGGCGCGATACCGGCGGTGCAGACGGAGCCGGAGTCGGGCAGTCCCCGGCGCACCGGACCGGCGGTCCACGGGCTGAGGGAGGCGGGCAGCTGCGAGGCCGAGAGGAACTTCGGCGCCGCGGGGGCCGCGAGCGAGGCGGGTGCGGCGGCGGCCGGTGAGGGTGCGGTGAGGGTGATGCCCGCGGCTACGGCGGCCATGACGGCGGCACGGATCTTGTTCACGGAAGTACTCCCCGTTTCGGTGGCTGAGCGGAACGGGCACCAGCCTCGGCGGCCGTCGGGGCGGTGCCAAGCACGACACGAACCCCTGGAACGGCGGAACCATCCCACCCCCGGTGACGTGGGGTCTTTCAGTGGGGTGGAACGCCCTCCTGGGACGGCCGGGGAGGTCGAGGGGGTTGGCAACAGCCGAGGAGAGCGCGAGCGAGGCCTTCGCGGCGCGGCTGCGCGCCCTGCGGGACGGGTCCGGCCGCACCTACGCCTCCCTCGCACGGCGGGTGGACATCAGCGCCTCGACACTGCACCGGTACTGCGTGGGACGGACGGTGCCGATCGCGTTCGCGCCGGTGGAGCGGCTGGCCCGCTTCTGCGGGTGCGGGGGCGACGACCTCGCGGCGCTGCACCGCCTGTGGATCATGGCGGACGCCGAACGGAACCGGCGACGGGTCCCGGTGCCGAGCCTGCCGGCCGCCCCCGTCACGGCCGGGGGCTCCACGAAGGGCGAGGGTGGCGGGGACGGGCGGGAGCCTGTCGTACGTGCCCCGGCGCGGCGGCGCGGTCCGTACGCCGCCACTGCCCTGCTCGCGACGCTCATCACGCTGACCCTGATCGTCGTGTTCGGCGGAACGCCGTTCTCGGGGGCGGACGGACCGGGAGCGGCCGTGGAGAAGTCCGAGGGGCGTGTCCCCGGAGCGGAACGGCCACGACGGGCCGTCGTCCCCTCCCCTGCCGCCCCCTCCTCCGGCGCCCCCTCCCCCGATGTCACGCCCTCCCCTTCCGGCGACGCGGCGGCCGGGGCGGTGGACCGCCCGCGGCAGCCGCGGGCGACGGTGGCCGAGAACGGCGTCGGCTCCGCCGGGGAACGGGAGGGCGACGCGTTGCCCCTCTCGTGGACCACCGACGATCACATCTGGAAGAACGGGTGCGATCACGGCTATCTCCTCGGCGGGGACACCGCGGAGGTGCCCCCGCCGCCGGTGGAGGCGGACGCCGAGTCCTGGGCACGGTCCCTCGGTGCCGTGCACGCGTCCGACACCGGCGTGCGGATCACGCTCCAGGGCAAGGGTGAGCGGGCGGTGGTCCTCGAATCGCTGCGGATCCGGGTGACCGCCCGGCGGGAGCCGCCGAAGCGGGACGTCTACCGCATGAATCACGGGTGCGGCGGCGCGCTCACTCCCCGCCTGTTCGATGTGGACCTGGACCTGCCGCGGCCGCTCGCGCGGTCCGTCGCGGGCAATGACTCCGGTGAGCCGATCGCGGCGGTCGCGTTCCCGTACAGCGTCTCGGCGACGGACCCGGAGGTCTTCCTGGTCACCGGTCGCACGGCCGGCTGTGACTGCGACTGGTACGGGGAGCTGCGATGGAGCGCCGGCGGGCGATCCGGGACCGTGCGCATCGACGACAACGGCAGCCCGTTCCGCACCAGCGGTGCCCGGGGACGTCCGGTGTACGACTACGACTCCCACGCCGGCCGCTGGGTACGCGCCGAGCCGGAAGCACCCCTGCGTCAGCGTGGCGGCGGGCCGCTGCGTTAGCGCGGCCGGCTCGGGCGCCCGGCGGCCGTTCAGCCGCCCAGGGCCTTACGCGGTTGCTCCTTGTTCATCGAGGAGCGGTCCCCGATGTTCCGCCTCTTCGCCTCGCCGTACAACTGGTCCCTGGTCGGCCCCCCGGGCCCCGCTGTGCGACCGCTCCCCACCGCGTTCGTACGCCGACTTGCTGTCCTGCGTCCATGCTCTGCTCGCGGTCCTGGACTCGCCGGCCCTCGCCCGCTCCTTGTTCACGGTGCGGGCGGCGATCTCCTTCGCACGCCCGGTCGACTCGCCGCGCTTCTCGGCGCCCTCCTTGATGTGCTCGTACTGACGTTCACGCTTCCGACGGGAACCTGCGGGCACGACGCCTCTCCTCTCCGTGTCACGGCGGTGTGCGGCCCGGACAGCGCACGTCCACCACTCCACAGCGCCGGACCGCGCGCCGCCGGCGGAGCGGGGGCGGGCAGGGCGGCCGACGGCTCGCCGCCGTGCGGGCCGGTGGGCATCCGGCGATGCTGGTTGCGGACAGCCCCGGACGTCCCCGTCATCGGCGCTCGCCGTTCCGCCAGGGAGGTACTGATGGATCCGGCCACCGCCTTGCGGCGGATCGCGTTTCTGCTGGAGCGCTCGCAGGGCGCCACGTACCGGGTACGGGCGTTCCGCCGCGCGGCCGAGGCGGTCGAGGACCTGTCCGGAGACGAACTCGCGGAACGGGTGACGCGGGGAACTCTCGAAAAGGTGAGCGGCATCGGGCCCAGGACGGGCCAGGTGATCCGGGAGGCGCTGGCGGGCCGGGTGCCGGAGTACCTGGACCGGCTGGAGACGGAGGCCACGGTCCCGCTCGCCGAGGGGGGCGAGGCGCTGCTCACGCGTCTGCGGGGCGACTGCCATCTGCATTCCGACTGGTCGGACGGTGGCAGTCCGGTCGAGGAGATGGGACGGACGGCCATGGAGCTGGGCCACGAGTGGGCGGTCCTCACCGATCACTCCCCCCGGCTGACGGTC includes:
- a CDS encoding helix-turn-helix domain-containing protein; this encodes MATAEESASEAFAARLRALRDGSGRTYASLARRVDISASTLHRYCVGRTVPIAFAPVERLARFCGCGGDDLAALHRLWIMADAERNRRRVPVPSLPAAPVTAGGSTKGEGGGDGREPVVRAPARRRGPYAATALLATLITLTLIVVFGGTPFSGADGPGAAVEKSEGRVPGAERPRRAVVPSPAAPSSGAPSPDVTPSPSGDAAAGAVDRPRQPRATVAENGVGSAGEREGDALPLSWTTDDHIWKNGCDHGYLLGGDTAEVPPPPVEADAESWARSLGAVHASDTGVRITLQGKGERAVVLESLRIRVTARREPPKRDVYRMNHGCGGALTPRLFDVDLDLPRPLARSVAGNDSGEPIAAVAFPYSVSATDPEVFLVTGRTAGCDCDWYGELRWSAGGRSGTVRIDDNGSPFRTSGARGRPVYDYDSHAGRWVRAEPEAPLRQRGGGPLR